One stretch of Arachis hypogaea cultivar Tifrunner chromosome 20, arahy.Tifrunner.gnm2.J5K5, whole genome shotgun sequence DNA includes these proteins:
- the LOC112783709 gene encoding probable pre-mRNA-splicing factor ATP-dependent RNA helicase DEAH9 — protein MAQFWKPGTEKPRLVDDEEGGVLFFSGGFSSSSSSSGYGYASIEKQRQRLPVYKYRTAILYLVETHATTIIVGETGSGKTTQIPQFLKEAGWASGGRLIACTQPRRLAVQAVASRVAEEMGVKLGEEVGYTIRFEDVTKPDVTVLKFLTDGVLLREMMDDPLLTKYSVIMVDEAHERSISTDILLGLLKKVQKRRPELRLIISSATIEAKAMSDFFRKRKKRRELENEENGIQLEPAILSVEGRGFNVQINYVEEPVQDYVQAAVSTVLLIHEREPPGDILVFLTGQDDIDGAVQLIADEVQTSKKHSPGLVVLPLYSGLPRAEQELVFSPTPRGKRKVIISTNIAETSLTLEGIVYVVDSGFSKQKFYNPITDVENLVVAPISKASAKQRAGRAGRVRPGKCYRLYAEEYFLNHMSNEAIPEIQRSNLVSCIIHLKALGIDNILGFDWPASPSPEAMIRALEVLYSLGVLDDDAKLTSPTGFQVAEIPLDPMISKMIIASNQFGCSEEIITVAAVLSIQSIWISGRGIQKESDEAKLRFAAAEGDHVTFLNVYKGFLQSGKSSQWCHKNYVNYHAMRKVLEVREQLRRIAQRIGIVLKSCESDMQVVRKAVTAGFFANTCRLEEYSHNGMYKTIRGSQEVYIHPSSVLFRVNPKWIIYSSLVSTDRQYMRNVISIDPSWLLEAAPHFYQLQQSNPLH, from the exons atggCTCAGTTCTGGAAACCGGGGACGGAGAAGCCTCGCCTTGTGGACGATGAAGAAGGCGGCGTTCTCTTCTTCTCTGGTGGCTTCtcgtcctcttcttcctcttctggtTATGGATACGCGAGCATCGAGAAGCAGAGGCAGCGTTTACCTGTTTACAAGTACCGCACTGCGATTCTCTACCTTGTCGAGACTCACGCCACCACCATCATTGTCGGCGAGACCGGCAGCGGCAAAACCACTCAAATCCCTCAG TTCCTCAAGGAGGCTGGCTGGGCTTCCGGTGGCCGGCTCATTGCTTGCACCCAGCCGAGGCGACTAGCTGTTCAG GCGGTTGCTTCCAGGGTTGCCGAAGAAATGGGAGTTAAACTTGGTGAGGAAGTTGGTTACACCATTAGGTTTGAAGATGTTACAAAGCCA GATGTAACAGTACTCAAATTTTTGACGGATGGTGTCCTCTTGAGGGAGATGATGGATGATCCTCTTTTGACCAAATATAG TGTTATAATGGTAGATGAAGCTCATGAAAGGTCCATCTCAACTGATATTTTACTTGGACTGTTGAAAAAG GTTCAAAAACGTCGACCGGAGTTGCGATTGATCATCTCATCTGCTACAATTGAAGCAAAGGCGATGTCTGACTTCTTCCGGAAGAG GAAAAAGCGGCGGGAACTTGAAAATGAGGAGAATGGAATACAATTGGAACCTGCAATCTTATCAGTTGAG gGTAGAGGCTTCAATGTACAAATTAATTATGTTGAGGAACCTGTCCAAGACTATGTTCAGGCTGCCGTTTCAACAGTACTGTTGATTCATGAGAGG GAGCCTCCGGGAGATATTCTAGTTTTCCTTACTGGTCAAGATGATATTGATGGTGCTGTTCAGTTGATTGCTGATGAAGTTCAAACCAGCAAGAAACATTCTCCAG gattggtTGTTTTGCCTCTTTATTCTGGACTTCCACGAGCTGAACAG GAGTTAGTGTTTTCTCCAACTCCTAGAGGAAAGAGGAAAGTAATAATTTCTACCAATATAGCAGAAACATCCCTTACATTGGAG GGTATTGTCTATGTTGTTGACAGCGGATTTTCAAAACAAAAGTTCTACAATCCG ATTACTGATGTTGAAAATCTGGTTGTGGCACCAATATCTAAGGCTTCTGCTAAACAGAGAGCTGGTAGGGCTGGACGAGTTCGACCAGGAAAATGTTACAG GTTATATGCAGAAGAATATTTTCTTAATCACATGTCTAATGAGGCAATTCCAGAGATACAGAGATCAAATCTTGTCTCCTGTATAATCCAT TTGAAGGCCTTGGGGATTGATAATATCTTAGGCTTTGATTGGCCTGCATCTCCATCTCCTGAAGCAATGATCCGGGCACTAGAAGTTCTCTACTCACTTGGGGTCTTGGACGATGATGCAAAGCTAACTTCACCTACTGGATTTCAAGTTGCAGAGATTCCACTT GACCCAATGATCTCAAAAATGATAATAGCTTCCAACCAATTTGGATGTTCAGAGGAAATAATCACGGTTGCTGCTGTTCTTTCCATCCAA TCCATCTGGATCTCGGGACGAGGGATACAAAAGGAATCAGATGAAGCAAAATTGAGATTTGCTGCAGCAGAg GGTGACCATGTGACGTTCCTTAATGTATACAAGGGGTTTCTTCAGTCTGGTAAATCTTCCCAGTGGTGTCACAAGAACTACGTGAACTATCATGCAATG AGAAAGGTTCTTGAAGTTAGAGAACAACTCAGAAGAATTGCACAGAGGATTGGCATAGTCTTGAAGTCTTGCGAGAGTGATATGCAG GTGGTTCGGAAGGCAGTTACTGCAGGATTCTTCGCTAATACATGCCGTTTAGAG GAATACAGCCATAATGGGATGTACAAGACGATAAGAGGATCACAAGAAGTTTATATTCACCCTTCATCAGTGCTATTCAG AGTAAATCCGAAGTGGATTATTTACAGTTCTCTTGTATCAACTGATAGACAGTACATGCGTAACGTCATATCCATAGATCCTTCATGGCTCTTGGAGGCTGCTCCACACTTCTACCAGCTACAACAATCTAATCCTCTTCACTAA
- the LOC114926070 gene encoding uncharacterized protein yields the protein MNMNMCSNTGNTGCGCGSSGAASMWSSGVKKPQNKRPRIPKRGPGVAELEKILREQENIDTISDHHHRGNNNNNGECAFSFQSNHHSNPFHHNSSPLKPHHYHHLQPPPPPSSPPRPPHVPPSATKSDHLVPTTPPPSIMTSPSVYAHFGRNGGGSSLVRPEQELFPMNLSSCMSKSNINDVIDVSQSDSGNSSSRNLSSESNQIWPQPSTIQKRTNSFPSPPMMNQFLGSGIPASSGSLPLGLHNHIEPPSNQSSYYKHTSNVPEEHKVSGMKRSHPSSLENSLIPPPNFQVSSIFSHLSRPHQSSITDTQGANGFTSANNCYRDAKRGSSSSLDLNNKRFNSDIGMHGQANFPSFATHHDVHPPPPPMHLFQGVLSKGTMLPYQVIEDRTEDSNHRSGSNASDNKPFYNFLGVKDPEWGNAPGSHHGRCEAGRCGIDLSLKL from the exons ATGAACATGAACATGTGCAGCAACACAGGTAACACTGGTTGTGGTTGTGGAAGCAGTGGTGCTGCTAGCATGTGGAGTTCCGGTGTGAAGAAGCCGCAGAATAAGCGTCCAAGGATTCCAAAGAGAGGCCCTGGTGTTGCTGAGCTTGAGAAGATCCTCAGAGAACAAGAGAATATAGACACCATTTCAGATCATCATCATAGGgggaacaataacaacaatggtgaATGTGCTTTTTCATTTCAATCAAATCAtcattcaaatccttttcatcaTAATTCTTCACCTTTGAAAccacatcattatcatcatcttcagccaccaccaccaccctcctCGCCACCTCGGCCGCCACATGTTCCTCCATCGGCAACAAAATCTGATCATTTAGTCCCAACTACTCCTCCACCATCCATTATGACATCTCCTTCTGTCTATGCTCACTTTGGAAGAAATGGTGGAGGATCAAGTTTGGTTAGGCCTGAACAGGAACTGTTTCCAATGAATCTAAGTTCATGTATGTCCAAGTCCAACATCAATGATGTCATAGATGTAAGCCAATCTGATTCTGGAAATTCCTCATCTAGgaatttgtcttctgaatctaatCAAATTTGGCCTCAACCTTCCACAATTCAAAAGAGAACTAATTCGTTTCCATCTCCTCCCATG ATGAATCAGTTTCTTGGAAGTGGTATCCCTGCCTCTTCAGGATCATTGCCACTTGGACTGCACAATCATATAGAGCCCCCTTCAAACCAAAGTTCTTATTACAAACACACATCTAATGTCCCAGAGGAACATAAG GTATCTGGCATGAAGAGGTCTCACCCTTCATCCTTGGAAAACTCACTGATTCCTCCACCTAACTTCCAagtttcttcaatcttttctcaccTTAGTAGACCTCATCAATCATCCATTACTGATACTCAAGGTGCAAATGGTTTCACCTCAGCCAATAATTGTTACAG GGATGCCAAACGGGGTAGTAGCAGTAGTTTGGATCTCAACAACAAAAGGTTCAATTCTGACATTGGTATGCATGGCCAAGCAAATTTCCCATCATTTGCAACTCATCATGATGttcatccaccaccaccacctatgCATTTGTTTCAAGGTGTTCTTTCCAAGGGCACTATGCTCCCTTACCAAGTCATTGAA GATAGAACTGAGGACTCAAACCATCGTTCAGGATCAAATGCATCAGACAACAAGCCTTTTTATAATTTCTTAGGAGTTAAGGATCCAGAGTGGGGGAATGCACCTGGATCACATCACGGGCGATGCGAAGCAGGACGCTGCGGCATTGATCTTAGCTTGAAGCTTTGA
- the LOC112783624 gene encoding uncharacterized protein, whose translation MPKHFTLPSSLEPYKGIGDPRAHIKKFQSMMFFNGSNNEPVLCRAFPTYLDGAALLWFSKLLAGSISSFEELARSFIDYFAAARIYVHVSDYLGTIRQGPQESLKDYLTRFAEATMEISDLDPAVHLHTLKAGLRPGKFRETIAITKPKTLEEFRERADGQMEIEELREANKTERKPRRDEDRMPRSANNKELGKPFKLTPKFDNYTRFNTRRKKIIKEILNAKIIKPPARAGSYQDQRFVDKSKHCAFHQKYGHTTDECVIAKDLLERLARQGLLDKYIEGRKHKEDDRDKEERQQTSGNKEANKWSNNTPPKGVINFISGGFAGGGETTSARKRSYRAMLAIEGTAPPSWKNTPDLEITFNQADICSAAPHLDDPVVISIQTGDLLVRKVLLDPDSSADILFYSTFLKMNLSEKLMQPSFGELVGFSGERVPIKGYIWLKMRMGDDSSSRTIDIQYLVVDCTSPYNIILGRPALNMFRAVISTFHLCVKFQIQDGKIATIHSNRQQARQCYNASLKRSDTMQKQPKVKAIHTTEEVLSLAELDPREDTQERPQPADEL comes from the coding sequence ATGCCAAAGCACTTCACACTGCCTTCCTCACTCGAGCCATATAAGGGGATTGGTGACCCCCGGGCTCATATTAAGAAATTTCagtctatgatgttttttaacggCTCTAATAACGAACCTGTGCTTTGCAGAGCTTTCCCAACTTACCTTGACGGAGCTGCTTtactttggttttcaaaattacTTGCAGGGTCAATTTCTTCCTTCGAAGAGCTAGCAAGGTCTTTCATCGACTACTTCGCTGCAGCACGGATATATGTCCACGTATCAGATTATCTCGGCACCATCCGCCAAGGTCCCCAGGAAAGTCTGAAAGACTACCTGACCAGATTCGCGGAAGCAACAATGGAAATATCCGATCTGGACCCCGCTGTCCACCTGCATACCCTTAAGGCCGGCCTCCGACCTGGAAAGTTCAGAGAGACAATCGCAATCACCAAGCCAAAGACATTAGAGGAGTTCCGGGAGAGAGCGGATGGACAAATGGAGATCGAAGAACTACGTGAGGCcaacaaaacagaaagaaaacctAGGAGGGATGAAGACAGAATGCCAAGGTCGGCTAACAACAAAGAGCTCGGCAAACCATTCAAGCTCACCCCGAAATTCGATAACTACACCAGATTCaacacaagaaggaaaaagatAATCAAAGAAATACTCAACGCCAAGATCATAAAACCACCAGCGAGAGCTGGGAGCTATCAAGACCAGAGGTTTGTAGACAAAAGCAAGCACTGTGCCTTTCACCAGAAGTACGGACACACAACCGATGAGTGCGTAATAGCCAAGGACCTATTGGAAAGATTAGCTCGGCAGGGCCTCTTAGATAAGTACATCGAAGGAAGGAAACATAAAGAAGACGATAGGGACAAGGAGGAACGCCAACAGACATCGGGAAACAAGGAAGCCAACAAATGGTCAAACAACACCCCACCTAAAGGGGTTATAAACTTCATATCCGGAGGATTCGCCGGAGGAGGCGAAACAACATCGGCGAGGAAGCGGAGCTACCGAGCGATGCTAGCAATAGAAGGAACAGCACCACCAAGCTGGAAAAATACGCCCGACCTAGAAATTACCTTCAACCAGGCAGACATATGCTCGGCCGCCCCACATTTAGACGATCCAGTGGTAATCTCTATCCAAACAGGTGATCTACTGGTAAGAAAAGTCCTTTTGGACCCAGATAGCAGTGCGGACATTCTCTTTTACTCTAcctttttaaaaatgaatttatCTGAAAAACTCATGCAACCCTCATTCGGAGAACTAGTAGGATTCTCTGGAGAAAGGGTACCAATCAAAGGTTACATATGGCTAAAAATGAGAATGGGAGATGATTCATCGTCAAGAACCATCGATATACAATATCTAGTAGTTGACTGCACCAGTCCTTACAATATCATTCTCGGAAGACCTGCTCTGAACATGTTCAGAGCAGTGATATCCACTTTTCATCTATGTGTTAAATTTCAGATACAGGATGGCAAAATAGCGACAATTCACTCGAACCGCCAGCAAGCTCGGCAATGCTACAACGCAAGCCTAAAGAGGTCGGACACAATGCAAAAACAACCTAAAGTCAAGGCAATACACACCACGGAAGAAGTTTTGTCCCTAGCCGAGCTTGATCCTCGGGAAGACACCCAAGAAAGACCTCAACCAGCAGATGAGCTCTAG
- the LOC140172868 gene encoding uncharacterized protein isoform X1 → MKPVLNVVPRVTVAVTAAPADGVVVSARSRTRGRKPLRGVTRRIRSKPLPLTVKAMRAVVQRVASASVEVEGRIVSEIGPGLVVLVGIHDSDSDADADYICRKVLNMRLFPNENTGKAWDHSVMQKKYQVLLVSQFTLYGFLKGNKPDFHVAMPPQKANPFYASLVDRFRNTYNSDAIKDGVFGAMMKVNLVNDGPVTMQLDSQSSKNTSDTAES, encoded by the exons atgaagcccGTATTGAATGTTGTTCCACGTGTGACGGTGGCAGTTACAGCAGCGCCAGCAGATGGAGTGGTAGTATCTGCGCGTTCCCGCACAAGAGGAAGAAAGCCACTGCGCGGAGTCACACGCCGGATAAGGTCCAAGCCGCTCCCACTCACAGTCAAAGCAATGCGAGCCGTCGTTCAGCGAGTCGCCTCCGCATCCGTCGAGGTTGAAGGCCGCATCGTCTCCGAGATCGGCCCCGGTCTCGTCGTCCTTGTCGGAATCCACGATTCCGATTCCGACGCCGACGCCGATTACAT ATGCAGGAAAGTCTTGAACATGAGGTTGTTCCCTAATGAAAATACGGGAAAAGCATGGGACCATAGT GTGATGCAGAAAAAATATCAAGTTCTGCTTG TGAGCCAGTTTACCTTGTATGGATTCCTCAAGGGTAACAAGCCAGATTTTCATGTTGCTATGCCTCCGCAGAAGGCCAACCCCTTCTATGCGTCTTTAGTTGACAGGTTCAGGAACACATATAACTCAGATGCTATCAAGG ATGGTGTGTTTGGAGCAATGATGAAG GTAAATTTGGTTAATGATGGACCAGTTACCATGCAGCTTGATTCACAATCGTCCAA GAATACGTCTGACACAGCAGAATCTTGA
- the LOC112784612 gene encoding glutamate receptor 2.7, whose product MPKEAYKSKHTKETPTNCLCSMHCCPSTILQSLAMTWLFFFLVFIMNANSHEVKNEGNKVISVGVIMDANSRVGKEQRVAMEIAAQTYNNTSKNYKLSLHFHNSTMDPISDTNLAEEMIRMQKVQVILGFHRWPEAALIAEIGSRFQVPIISYAEPSITPPLMSIRWPFLVRMANSGRAYVKCIVDIVKAYGWERVIAIYEDDAYGGEQGMLALLSEALQDANSMIEYNFILPPISSLHDPRGLVQDELLKLMNTQQSRVFIVLQSSLEMVIHLFREASNIGLVDKESVWIIPESITNLIDSINKSSISYMEGAIGIKNYYSEENNKYQDFEAQFQRTFWPRSPEEDNRKPGFFALQAYDSISIVSQALDRMSNGKSSTNTLLREIQSSNFSGLSGHIEFEDGKLLQNPILRVVNVVGKSYKELCFWTQQHGFSTSFHATRQDGGNGNHVSECFNAVLWPGNLQRTPKGWKMPTKQKPMQIAVPGRTTFSRFVKVDYAKNQNLDKYDGFCIKIFEQVHKILGYDLPYEFHAINCTYPDLVQLVYNKSYDAVVGDITILEERLPYVDFTVPYAESGLSMLVPAKSDESAWLFTKPFTWQLWTVTGAILIYTMLVVWLLEKEPNPEFHGNWKNQISTALWFTISSLFFAHREKVYRKLTRVVMVSWLFLVLILNSSYTASLSSMLTVKQLQPNVTDIEWLKKNNMKIGCDGDSFVRNYLEDVEKFKPENIINIISEDRYIDAFANGSIVAAFLELPYEKVFISEYCDGYTASTPRTRFGGLGFMFQKGSPVTRDVSRAILHLSENGELKKLEEEWLLSASQKCSNMTSNGTESLSLRSLWILFVISGATSTICMLLSAMPWQKLCLQSQELAPEHNGTTSDESIWRRVITLAMQIHNKKVNNSSDHSSSFGRDNHLRDNDSTEQQHHHQPVNGILMQHFPPPPEEEAKISDLPHH is encoded by the exons ATGCCTAAGGAAGCCTATAAATCAAAACATACAAAAGAAACTCCAACAAACTGTTTATGCAGCATGCATTGTTGCCCTTCAACTATTCTTCAATCACTTGCAATGACTtggctcttcttttttcttgttttcatcaTGAATGCAAACTCACATGAGGTCAAGAATGAAGGCAACAAAGTTATATCAGTTGGGGTGATTATGGATGCTAATTCTCGTGTGGGGAAAGAGCAGAGAGTAGCCATGGAAATTGCAGCACAAACTTACAATAACACTTCAAAGAACTACAAGTTGTCTCTCCATTTTCATAACTCTACCATGGACCCCATAAGTGACACCAATCTTG CGGAAGAAATGATAAGAATGCAGAAAGTGCAAGTGATTTTAGGCTTCCATAGATGGCCAGAAGCAGCTCTTATAGCTGAAATAGGATCGCGGTTTCAAGTTCCTATTATATCCTATGCAGAACCTTCCATTACTCCACCATTGATGTCAATCCGGTGGCCATTTTTGGTAAGAATGGCCAACAGTGGCAGAGCATATGTAAAATGCATTGTGGATATAGTCAAAGCTTATGGCTGGGAAAGAGTAATAGCCATCTATGAAGATGATGCCTATGGTGGAGAACAAGGGATGCTAGCCCTGCTATCTGAGGCCCTCCAAGATGCAAATTCAATGATTGAATACAATTTTATTCTTCCACCAATTTCTTCTTTGCATGATCCAAGAGGGCTAGTGCAAGACGAGCTACTTAAGTTAATGAATACTCAACAATCGCGAGTGTTTATCGTGCTGCAATCATCACTAGAAATGGTGATTCACTTGTTCAGAGAAGCTTCAAATATAGGACTTGTGGATAAAGAATCAGTTTGGATAATCCCAGAGAGCATAACCAATCTAATTGACTCCATCAACAAGTCTTCCATTTCATACATGGAAGGAGCTATAGGAATCAAGAACTACTACTCTGAAGAAAACAACAAGTACCAAGATTTTGAGGCTCAGTTTCAGAGAACTTTCTGGCCAAGAAGCCCCGAAGAAGATAACCGAAAGCCTGGATTTTTTGCTTTGCAAGCATATGATAGCATTAGCATTGTGTCTCAAGCACTGGACAGAATGAGCAATGGCAAAAGCAGCACAAATACCTTACTAAGAGAAATACAGTCAAGCAATTTTTCTGGTTTAAGTGGCCATATTGAATTTGAAGATGGAAAACTGCTGCAGAATCCTATCTTGAGGGTAGTGAATGTGGTTGGGAAGAGTTACAAAGAGTTGTGCTTTTGGACTCAGCAACATGGATTCTCCACAAGCTTCCATGCAACAAGACAAGATGGTGGTAATGGTAACCATGTTTCAGAATGCTTCAATGCTGTACTTTGGCCTGGGAATTTGCAAAGGACACCAAAGGGATGGAAAATGCCTACTAAACAAAAACCTATGCAAATCGCGGTCCCAGGCAGAACTACATTTTCCAGGTTTGTCAAGGTTGATTATGCCAAGAATCAAAACCTTGATAAATATGATGGATTCTGCATCAAGATTTTTGAGCAGGTGCACAAAATTTTGGGGTATGATCTACCCTATGAGTTCCATGCTATCAATTGCACCTATCCTGATTTGGTTCAATTAGTCTATAACAAG aGTTATGATGCTGTTGTTGGGGATATTACCATACTAGAGGAAAGATTGCCATATGTGGACTTCACTGTGCCATATGCAGAATCAGGATTGTCAATGTTAGTTCCAGCAAAGTCTGACGAATCAGCATGGCTGTTCACCAAGCCATTTACCTGGCAACTTTGGACAGTTACAGGAGCCATCTTGATCTATACAATGTTAGTAGTTTGGCTACTTGAGAAAGAACCTAATCCAGAGTTTCATGGCAATTGGAAGAACCAGATCAGCACTGCTCTTTGGTTTACCATCTCCTCTTTGTTCTTTGCTCACA GGGAGAAAGTGTATAGAAAGTTAACTCGGGTGGTGATGGTATCATGGCTATTCCTAGTTCTGATTCTTAATTCAAGCTACACTGCAAGTCTTTCTTCAATGCTCACAGTGAAGCAGCTGCAGCCAAATGTCACAGACATTGAGTggctgaagaagaacaacatGAAGATTGGTTGTGATGGTGACTCATTTGTTAGAAACTACCTAGAGGATGTGGAGAAGTTCAAGCCAGAAAACATAATCAACATTATCAGTGAAGACAGATATATTGATGCATTTGCAAATGGTAGCATAGTAGCTGCATTTCTTGAATTACCCTATGAAAAAGTATTCATTAGTGAATATTGTGATGGATACACTGCCTCCACTCCCAGAACTAGATTTGGAGGATTAGGCTTT ATGTTCCAGAAAGGCTCCCCGGTGACAAGAGATGTTTCCAGAGCTATATTACATCTCTCAGAAAATGGAGAGCTGAAGAAGTTGGAAGAGGAATGGTTGTTGAGTGCATCACAGAAATGCTCCAACATGACCTCCAATGGCACGGAAAGCTTGAGTCTAAGAAGCTTGTGGATTCTATTTGTCATCTCCGGTGCCACTTCCACTATTTGTATGCTACTATCAGCAATGCCATGGCAAAAGTTGTGTCTCCAAAGTCAAGAATTGGCACCAGAACATAATGGCACAACAAGTGATGAGAGTATTTGGAGAAGGGTGATTACACTTGCAATGCAGATTCATAACAAAAAGGTCAACAATTCAAGtgatcattcttcttcttttggaAGGGACAATCATTTGAGAGATAATGATAGCACTGAgcaacaacatcatcatcaaccTGTAAATGGAATCTTGATGCAACATTTTCCACCACCAccagaagaagaagcaaaaattTCAGATCTTCCTCATCACTGA
- the LOC140182903 gene encoding uncharacterized protein: MKRDCITKVKTCDKCQKHAAITTKPAEVLHSMEVSWPFHRWGLDILSPFPIALGQHHFSSVEHPQTNGQAEAANRVILQEIKKKLNNAKGEWAKLIPETLWSYNTTKQTTTGETPFKLLYGSEALIPVEVGVPTLRAELYDEQHNTNMRNAELDLVEEERDITAIKQRAKKQLAERQHNKKVVPRTFSKDDLVLRRTEDTR, translated from the exons ATGAAAAGGGATTGCATAACGAAGGTCAAAACATGtgacaaatgccagaaacacgccGCCATCACTACAAAGCCTGCCGAGGTATTACACAGCATggaggtaagctggcctttcCACAGATGGGGTCTTGATATTCTCAGCCCATTTCCAATAGCACTAGGCCAG CATCATTTTAGCTCGGTCgaacacccacaaaccaatgggcaggccgaagctgctaaccgaGTTATATTGcaggaaataaagaaaaagctCAATAACGCGAAAGGGGAATGGGCAAAGCTAATCCCAGAAACATTATGGAGCTATAACACAACAAAACAGACAACCACAGGCGAGACACCCTTCAAACTATTATATGGATCGGAAGCACTAATTCCTGTGGAGGTCGGAGTGCCCACCTTGAGAGCCGAGCTATATGACGAACAACATAACACAAACATGAGGAACGCCGAGCTTGACCTCGTCGAAGAGGAGAGAGACATCACGGCAATTAAACAAAGAGCCAAGAAACAACTAGCGGAGAGACAACACAACAAGAAGGTCGTCCCAAGAACATTCAGTAAGGACGACCTAGTCCTCAGACGAACAGAAGATACGAGATGA
- the LOC140172868 gene encoding uncharacterized protein isoform X2, translating into MRAVVQRVASASVEVEGRIVSEIGPGLVVLVGIHDSDSDADADYICRKVLNMRLFPNENTGKAWDHSVMQKKYQVLLVSQFTLYGFLKGNKPDFHVAMPPQKANPFYASLVDRFRNTYNSDAIKDGVFGAMMKVNLVNDGPVTMQLDSQSSKNTSDTAES; encoded by the exons ATGCGAGCCGTCGTTCAGCGAGTCGCCTCCGCATCCGTCGAGGTTGAAGGCCGCATCGTCTCCGAGATCGGCCCCGGTCTCGTCGTCCTTGTCGGAATCCACGATTCCGATTCCGACGCCGACGCCGATTACAT ATGCAGGAAAGTCTTGAACATGAGGTTGTTCCCTAATGAAAATACGGGAAAAGCATGGGACCATAGT GTGATGCAGAAAAAATATCAAGTTCTGCTTG TGAGCCAGTTTACCTTGTATGGATTCCTCAAGGGTAACAAGCCAGATTTTCATGTTGCTATGCCTCCGCAGAAGGCCAACCCCTTCTATGCGTCTTTAGTTGACAGGTTCAGGAACACATATAACTCAGATGCTATCAAGG ATGGTGTGTTTGGAGCAATGATGAAG GTAAATTTGGTTAATGATGGACCAGTTACCATGCAGCTTGATTCACAATCGTCCAA GAATACGTCTGACACAGCAGAATCTTGA